From one Colletotrichum destructivum chromosome 3, complete sequence genomic stretch:
- a CDS encoding Putative Zinc finger, MYND-type, with protein MREVNFSIPNVNKASVGITTALYDRRALDCTSTLPLINSLNHLAYLTTSSARIRDILTVDGGIERLVCILKRGRSKDMMDMWKWNLAFQCVVNIGVRGTENVRTRVVEADMVPVIATILDNYIKVTEKCRDKSDDKSKDHHHRHRSHEHRSVHKAPSFTNRSSRVEVDQRASRRQAPPPSIDVSATYAGSSSSSSAVDQQTTEFTPTPPQYPSASSTERPALPAHRHHHHHHHHHYRATEARHAVPSPPRQTVQPLAPAVPPAESMEGFVRPVRDVDRLASMMNFGNANLTSQPSSPTTPLPPPQLRSPTVRPTSGLAPTSRSRRRPSIRHQNSTVDSDDLVGDDAPSDESPDAEMSGTGNEASVNIQDITMEEGDSMIAGSTTMDLNTPTVSETQDTGTFNITHRGPVETSNNAATTPAPVPPIGLSPNRPTMVTPPQPAIPNASVPRYLLDRQFVPNAQMLAAMPREEDVLMSLQLLAYVSKYCGLRSYFQKSHLVPRLKIGKELHFLDGENAATDVEEEELEDEYLLPDDFNIFPLVEKFTVRHHSTDMQYWAGVVMRNLCRKDDTRGGIRQCAYYQCGKWEEFTRQFAKCRRCRRTKYCSKECQKSAWAFHRHWCVAATQ; from the coding sequence ATGAGAGAAGTCAACTTCAGCATCCCCAACGTCAACAAGGCGTCGGTCGGCATTACGACCGCCCTTTACGATAGACGAGCTCTCGACTGTACATCCACTCTTCCTCTCATTAACTCTCTCAACCATCTCGCCTACCTCACCACCTCATCCGCTCGCATCCGTGACATCCTTAccgtcgatggcggcatcGAGCGCTTGGTGTGCATTCTGAAACGCGGCCGCAGCAAGGACATGATGGATATGTGGAAGTGGAACTTGGCCTTCCAGTGCGTCGTCAACATTGGTGTTAGGGGCACCGAAAATGTTCGCacccgcgtcgtcgaggctgaCATGGTCCCCGTTATCGCTACCATTCTCGACAACTATATCAAGGTTACGGAGAAGTGCAGAGATAAATCCGACGACAAGAGCAAGGATCATCACCACCGTCACAGGAGCCATGAGCACCGCAGTGTTCACAAGGCTCCTTCCTTCACCAACAGATCCAGCCGCGTTGAGGTCGACCAGAGAGCCTCTCGCCGCCAGGCACCCCCTCCATCCATCGACGTTTCCGCAACCTATGCcgggtcctcgtcgtccagctctGCAGTCGACCAGCAGACTACTGAGTTCACACCCACGCCACCCCAGTACCcgtccgcgtcctcgactGAGCGACCTGCCCTCCCAGCTCAccgacatcaccatcatcaccaccaccaccactaccgTGCTACCGAGGCCCGTCATGCTGTGCCATCTCCGCCTCGTCAGACGGTCCAGCCGCTCGCACCAGCTGTGCCTCCTGCGGAATCCATGGAGGGCTTCGTTCGGCCTGTCCGCGATGTTGATCGCCTTGCGTCGATGATGAATTTTGGCAACGCGAACTTGACCTCGCAGCCGTCCTCTCCCACAAcccccttgccgccgccccagTTGCGTTCTCCCACCGTTAGACCCACCTCTGGGCTCGCACCAACTAGCCGAtcccggcgccgtccttcCATCCGACACCAGAACTCCACAGTCGACTCGGACGATTTGGTTGGCGACGATGCGCCCTCTGACGAATCTCCAGATGCGGAGATGTCGGGAACTGGTAATGAAGCCTCTGTCAACATTCAAGATATTACCATGGAGGAAGGTGATAGCATGATTGCTGGCTCCACCACTATGGATCTGAATACTCCTACCGTGTCAGAGACTCAGGATACCGGAACCTTCAACATAACGCACCGCGGCCCCGTTGAGACGAGCAACAATGCCGCCACGACTCCCGCTCCTGTGCCGCCCATCGGTCTTTCGCCAAACCGTCCCACCATGGTTACTCCACCTCAGCCAGCCATCCCCAACGCCAGCGTTCCCCGATATCTGCTCGATCGGCAGTTCGTTCCCAACGCCCAGATGCTTGCTGCTATGCCTCGTGAAGAGGACGTTCTGATGTCTCTCCAGTTGCTTGCGTACGTCTCCAAGTACTGCGGCCTGCGATCTTACTTTCAGAAGAGTCACCTGGTTCCCCGGCTCAAGATCGGCAAGGAACTTCATTTTTTGGACGGTGAGAACGCCGCCACagatgtcgaagaagaagaattAGAGGACGAGTACTTGCTTCCCGACGACTTCAACATATTCCCTCTCGTGGAAAAGTTCACAGTCCGACACCACAGTACGGATATGCAGTACTGGGCTGGCGTCGTCATGAGAAACTTGTGCCGAAAAGACGATACCCGTGGAGGTATCCGACAATGCGCCTACTATCAGTGCGGCAAATGGGAAGAGTTCACCCGTCAATTTGCCAaatgccgccgttgccgccgcaCTAAGTACTGCAGCAAAGAATGCCAAAAGAGCGCGTGGGCTTTCCACCGACACTGGTGTGTCGCCGCAACCCAATGA
- a CDS encoding Putative eukaryotic rRNA processing: protein MVTKSKLKLALAAEKGIDLRKVKEQRKIKSKHRETAKEKEKKAKVKGADIEAEEMDDDEDDDASVISVEGEITLNAEFEDADSDEEDEDEEEDDKLDIEALDDTDSDSDSEVEMEEKIERPAKKTKTTKKTPTEVEEKDDDSEDDEEEDPEADDVPLSDLDADEGDLEDVVPHTKLTINNKTALVTSLNRIRIDTSPAVRFATHQSVISSKPTADAVPDVQDDLQRELALLSQSLEAARKGRSLLIQEKVPFSRPNDYFAEMIKDDGQMQKVKAKLIDEASSKKAAAEARKLRDLKKFGKQVQVAKLQERQKAKKDTLDKIKTLKRKRQEGSSNLDTHEADLFDVGVDNEIKSHTNSSGKRDGKRDGGRSGSGVNTKRAKKNDKYGFGGKKRHAKSGDAVSSGDLSAFNPKRMKGGVGKKPQQRPGKNRRKSMSNK from the exons ATGGTTACCAAATCCAAGCTCAAGCTGGCATTGGCGGCTGAGAAGGGTATCGACCTCCGCAAAGTCAAGGAACAGAGAAAGATCAAATCGAAGCATCGCGAAAccgccaaggagaaggagaagaaggccaaaGTCAAGGGCGCCGATATAGAAGCCGAAGAGatggacgatgatgaggacgacgatgcctCCGTAATTTCCGTCGAGGGTGAGATTACATTGAacgccgagttcgaggatgccgactcggacgaagaggatgaagatgaggaggaagacgacaaG CTTGACATCGAAGCATTGGACGACACAGACAGCGACTCCGATTCCGAGGTTGAGATGGAAGAGAAGATTGAGCGTCCggccaagaagaccaagactaccaagaagacgccgacagaagtcgaggagaaggacgacgactcggaagacgacgaagaagaagacccTGAGGCGGATGACGTGCCGCTCTCGGACCTCGACGCTGACGAGGGGGATCTTGAGGACGTCGTCCCGCATACCAAGCTCACCATCAATAACAAGACGGCCCTCGTCACCTCTTTGAACCGCATCCGCATCGATACCTCGCCCGCCGTGCGCTTCGCGACGCACCAGTCAGTCATTTCATCCAAGCCgacggccgacgccgttcCCGACGTCCAGGACGACCTCCAGCGCGAGCTCGCGCTGCTGTCGCAGTCgctggaggcggcgcgcaagGGGCGTTCCCTCCTCATCCAGGAGAAAGTGCCCTTCTCGCGCCCCAATGACTACTTTGCCGAGATGATcaaggacgacggccagATGCAAAAGGTCAAGGCCAAGCTCATTGACGAAGCCAGCTCCAaaaaggccgccgccgaggcgaggAAGCTCCGCGACCTCAAGAAGTTTGGCAAGCAGGTACAGGTCGCCAAGCTTCAGGAGCGCCaaaaggccaagaaggacaCACTGGACAAGATCAAGACGCTCAAGAGGA AACGCCAAGAAGGCTCTTCCAACCTCGACACGCACGAGGCTGACCTGTTCGACGTTGGCGTCGACAACGAGATCAAGAGCCATACCAACTCGTCCGGCAAGCGCGACGGAAAGCGCGACGGTGGCCGCTCCGGCAGTGGTGTCAACACCAAGCGGGCCAAGAAGAACGACAAGTacggcttcggcggcaaGAAGCGCCACGCAAAGTCGGGCGATGCTGTTAGCTCAGGCGATCTCAGTGCCTTTAACCCCAAGCGTATGAAGGGCGGCGTGGGCAAGAAGCCCCAGCAGCGGCCCGGTAAGAACAGGAGAAAGTCCATGTCGAATAAATAA
- a CDS encoding Putative cyanate lyase, cyanate hydratase, lambda repressor-like, DNA-binding domain superfamily encodes MSGKLASLDSSMADRLPSHSQVLFDAKAQSGHTFEAIAKHLGRSEVATAGIFYGQVQASDEDVEKLSDLLGVDAASLKPKLTAFPDRGRAGPMPPVEPLIYRLYEIVQNYGYAYKAVMNEKFGDGIMSAICFNTNVEKETDEAGNPWVVITLKGKWLPFTRF; translated from the exons ATGTCTGGAAAGCTTGCAAGCCTCGAC TCCTCAATGGCTGATCGCCTTCCCTCCCACTCGCAGGTCCTTTTTGACGCCAAGGCGCAGAGTGGTCACACATTCGAGGCTATCGCCAAGCACCTGGGCCGTAGCGAGGTTGCCACGGCGGGCATCTTCTATGGCCAGGTGCAGGCGTCAGACGAAGATGTCGAAAAACTCTCCgaccttctcggcgtcgacgccgcgtcCCTGAAGCCAAAGCTAACTGCCTTCCCCGACCGTGGTCGTGCGGGGCCCATGCCACCTGTTGAGCCGCTCATCTACCGTTTGTATGAGATTGTGCAGAATTACGGGTACGCCTATAAGGCTGTCATGAACGAGAAGTTTGGAGACGGCATCATGAGTGCCATCTGCTTCAATACAAATGTCGAGAAGGAGACTGACGAGGCGGGGAACCCATGGGTTGTCATCACCCTCAAGGGCAAATG GCTTCCCTTCACCCGCTTTTAA
- a CDS encoding Putative altered inheritance of mitochondria protein 6, PI-PLC-like catalytic — MSTPSSPGLDAVRDRFRIFWSRDTNTAMARYRDSSEETDTASDVDPEVPPTPAESYTSEDGLLPPAYMIPKPWTKKRSLFMCGAVWLSMLLIFVLLNLLLFVAREVWDAASDEFEEASVVEPIPCHSHNDYWRKRPIYDALQVGCIGIEADVWLYGTELYVGHNKWSLREKKTFTNLYVDPLVRLLEERNVDLENSTQQSPRGVYEASPEQTMVLLVDLKTGGPETWPQVVRQLEPLRERGWLSKVVDGKVHYGPITVVGTGNTPFDLIAEDPIYRDTFFDAPLLKLDGHNFNPTNSYYTSVSFKKAIGTVWFGDLSEAQMTKLKAQVKEAHSRGLKVRYWDLPAWPISIRNHIWGVLIREGVDILNVDDLKGAKKEWDLRGWPRLTTSLTVPA; from the exons ATGTCCACACCCAGTAGCCCTGGCTTGGATGCTGTACGTGATCGCTTCCGTATTTTTTGGTCCCGAGACACCAATACGGCAATGGCTCGATACAGAGACTCCTCGGAAGAAACAGATACCGCCAGTGACGTGGACCCCGAAGTGCCGCCAACTCCAGCCGAAAGCTACACTTCCGAGGACGGGTTACTGCCTCCCGCTTATATGATTCCGAAGCCATGGACAAAAAAGCGTTCCTTGTTCATGTGCGGGGCTGTTTGGTTGTCCATGCT ATTGATATTCGTTCTCTTGAACTTACTTCTGTTCGTGGCCCGCGAAGTTTGGGACGCCGCGTCCGACGAGTTCGAAGAAGCGAGCGTCGTCGAACCCATCCCTTGTCACTCTCACAACGACTACTGGAGGAAACGGCCGATCTACGACGCTCTCCAAGTAGGCTGCATTGGCATCGAGGCTGATGTGTGGCTATACGGCACCGAGTTGTATGTTGGCCACAACAAGTGGTCCCTTcgcgagaagaagacatTTACCAATCTTTACGTCGATCCCCTCGTTCGTCTACTGGAGGAACGTAATGTGGACCTTGAAAACTCCACCCAACAGTCGCCTCGAGGTGTTTACGAGGCAAGCCCGGAACAGACAATGGTACTTCTTGTGGACCTGAAAACAGGTGGACCTGAAACCTGGCCACAAGTAGTGCGCCAGCTGGAGCCCTTACGCGAGCGAGGATGGCTTAGTAAGGTCGTCGATGGCAAGGTTCACTACGGACCCATTACCGTCGTCGGTACTGGCAACACCCCTTTCGACCTGATCGCCGAGGATCCGATTTATAGAGATACCTTCTTCGATGCGCCTCTTCTCAAACTCGACGGCCATAACTTTAACCCCACCAACTCATACTATACCAGTGTTTCGTTCAAGAAGGCGATTGGTACTGTATGGTTTGGGGACCTGTCGGAAGCCCAGATGACGAAGCTGAAAGCCCAGGTCAAAGAAGCTCACTCTCGCGGCTTGAAGGTTCGATACTGGGATCTTCCCGCGTGGCCTATCAGCATCAGAAACCATATTTGGGGTGTTCTCATCAGGGAAGGCGTCGACATCTTGAACGTGGATGATCTCAAGGGTGCCAAGAAAGAGTGGGATCTTCGGGGATGGCCAAGACTCACGACCAGCTTGACAGTACCTGCCTGA